The Deltaproteobacteria bacterium DNA window GGCAGATCATTGATGATGATTTCCAGAGCAGTCTCTTCAGCCAGGTAACGGAGGCGGTGATGGACCATGCCATCACGGAAATTCTCATGACGGATCTGCCGGGATGGGCTCATATCCTTGGCTTTCTCACTCATATAAATGTAGTGTACTTCAAGGAGAATCATTTTGCCAGGACTATACATTAGAATATAATTCAGGGGCTTGGCCTGCAAATCCGTTTTTCTAAAAGTCAGCCCAGACCCCTTTACCTTGACACACCTGGGGGGCTAAGTTATTTTTTTAGGCCTGAGCCGTTAAGGAGGTTGAAGTGAAGAAAGGGAAAACCGGGGCCCTCAGCCAGAGGGAAAAAAGTATTATCTATGAGTTGTCCGGCGACATCAATACCGGCGCCAGGCCATTTAAGGACCTGGGCCAGCGGCTCGGCCTGTCTGAGGAGGAGGTTCTGGAGACGATTCGCGGGCTAAAGGATAAGGGGCATCTCCGGAGATTTGGGGCCACGCTCAGACACCAGCTCTCAGGATTTACAGCCAACGCCATGGTCGCCTGGAAGGTTGAAGCCGCCCGCGTTGACGAGGTGGGCGAGGTCTTGGCTTCTTTTCAGGAGGTGACTCATTGTTATCACCGCCCCAGCGTGCCCGGCTGGCCGTATAACCTGTACACCATGATCCATGGCAGTTCAGAAGAAGATTGTCGAGCCCTGGCCAGGCGCATGGCTGAGGCGGCTCTTGTCTCTGAATATGATCTTCTGTTCAGCCACGAAGAGCGTAAAAAAACTTCAATGAGGTATTTTGAATGAGCTATGTAATTTCTCAAAATCTTTTCCAGAAAGCTCAAAATGTCATCCCGGGCGGGGTCAACAGTCCGGTGCGGGCCTGCCGGTCGGTGGGGGCCGATCCTTTATTCATTGCCCGAGGCCAGGGCGCCAGAATTTGGGACGCAGACGGTCGAAGTTACATTGATTACGTTGGCTCATGGGGACCGTTGATTCTGGGCCACGCCCACCCGGCCGTATCCAAGGCGCTGACAGAAGCCCTTCTCCTGGGGACTAGTTTTGGCGCGCCGACTGAAGCCGAAGTCAGATTAGCCGGTCTCCTGGTCGAATGTCTGCCTTCCGTGGAAATGGTTCGGTTGGTTAATTCTGGTACCGAGGCAACCATGACCGCGGTTCGTCTGGCCCGGGGCGTGACCGGCCGTCCCTGTATTATCAAGTTTGACGGCTGTTATCATGGCCATGCCGACAGCCTGCTGGTGGCGGCGGGGTCGGGAGTGGCCACGCTGGGCATTCCTGGCAGTCCTGGTGTGCCTGAAGACCTGGCGCGGCTGACCATTTCCCTGCCTTATAACGACCTGGCGCCGGTCAGGAAGGCCTTCCAGGCCTTTGACGATCAAATCGCGGCCATTATCGTCGAGCCTGTAGCCGGGAATATGGGGCTGGTTTTGCCTCACGATGAATTCCTGCCCGGGTGTGCTGAACTGGCCAAGGAACATGGGGCGCTTTTTATCCTGGATGAGGTCATTACCGGTTTTCGGCTTGGCTTGAGCGGGGCCCAGGGGCTTTATGGCCTGGAGCCGGACCTGACCTGCCTGGGCAAAATCATCGGAGGCGGGCTGCCAGTGGGGGCTCTTGGCGGCAAGAAAAATATAATGTCTCATCTGGCCCCAGAAGGCGATATCTATCAGGCCGGAACCTTGTCCGGAAATCCTTTGGCTGTAGCGGCGGGTCTGGCGACCATCGAGACCCTGAAGACCGACCCCTCGATATATGAGCGGCTTGAAGGGCTATGCGCCGCTTTGGCTTCAGGATTGCTGAAAGAGGCCAAAAAGGCGGGATTAGCCGTGACCGGACATCAAATCGGTTCCATGTCCTGCCTCTTTTTCAACCCTGGCCCGGTGATTGATTATGCCTCGGCCTCCAAATCTAACCTGAACTTATTTGCCCAATTTTACAGAAATTTTCGAGAATCTGGAGTCTATCTGGCGCCATCCCAATTTGAAACAACCTTTGTCTCTGCCGCACATACCGAGGCCGATATTGACCAGACCCTGGCAGCCGCGCCGGCCGTCTTTAAACATCTTAAGTAATTTCGAGGCGGTTAGCTGGATATGATGTATGAACGATAAAAAAAGTTGACTTCACCCTGGGCCATATGTTAGGCCTATGTGACAGATTGCACGAGCGGCAGCGAAGAGTTTCCTTTACGCTCTTAGGTATTTGAATTTATTTTAATAATAACCGCAGAGCATTTGAAGTGGCTGAGAGGGCCACGCGAACTGCAAGGGGAATTTCAAGTTTTTTTACTTTTTATTCATTGAGTTGTGGATAAAATAACAAATTATCAAAATTAAATCATCGGGGCATTTGCGGTCCCCCCGAGGGTTCGAATGCGGAGCGGGACCAGGCAATCTATCAAGCTTTTAGCTTTGGTCAGCACCATGGGAATCTCCATGGTCTTGGCCACGTTTATTGGCCTGGGATTTGGTTATTTTTTAGATAATCGTGTTTTTAATACATCCCCCTGGTTCACTCTCATATTTTTAGTTATTGGAATCATTGCCGGGTTCAGGAATATTTATATCATTGCCAAGAGGGCGGAACGAATAATGTCAGAGGATTCAAATGACTGACGGCTACCAGCCTCTGTTCAAGATAAAGCCGGTAAGCTGGATCGTCATGGCGGCGCTGACCATCGTTTCCTCTATTTATTTCCCCTTAGATGTAGCGATCGGGGTGTTGGCTGGCGGCCTGTTGGTCGTTGCAAACCTTTATTTTTTCCACCGTGTTCTGGCCAAGGCGTTAAAGCCTGGCTCAAAGGTCACTCCCAAGGGTGTTCTTTTGAATTATTACCTGCTTTTTTTAGTCACGGTACTGATTATATTTATCTTGATTTCCCAACACCTGCTGAGCGGTTTAGGTTTGATACTGGGTCTTTCCACCTTTATCATAAGCATTTTTGCCGTGCTTATCCAGGAGATGGGCTCGGTTCTTTTTAGAAAAATTATCAAGGAGACGGGTTGATTTATGGAGCATCCGATTCTCTTTCTGACACTCCTTTTCGAGGCGATAGGTCTGGGTGATTTTGCCCATCATTATCCTCACGTCCTTTACTCATGGCTGGTTATTATTGTGTTCGTCATCGTCTGCCGGCTGGCTACCCTCAGCATCAAGCTCGTTCCGGGCAATGCCCAGAACGTTTTTGAGGTGATCATCGAGAGCATTGAAAATTTCCAGGTGGAAATAATGGGTGAGGAAGGTCGAAGTTATTTCCCTCTTATCGCGACCCTCTTTATTTACATCCTGACCTCGAATCTGCTCGGCCTGATACCCGGTTTCTTATCACCAACAGCGAATATTAACACCACGCTTTCATGCGCTCTGGTGGTCTTTACGGCGACTCATTACGCCGGCATTAGAAACCATGGGATTAAATATATCAAGCATTTTACCGGGACAATGTGGCCTCTGGCCCCTTTGATGCTGCCCATCGAAATCATCGGGCATCTCTCCCGGGTGCTCTCACTGACCCTGCGTTTATTTGGCAACATCATGGGCGAGGATCTGGTTCTGGCCATCCTTCTGCTCCTGGCAGGCAAATTTTTTGCACCCCTGCCCATGATGTTTATGGCCATCTTCACCAGCGCCATACAGGCCTTTATCTTCATGCTGCTGGCGATGATGTATATCGGCGCCGCCCTCGAGGAAGCGCACTAATTGGCTTAAAGCCCTGAAGTTCAGGGATCAAAAAGAAGGCAGAAAATGTAAGGAGGAAAAAACACATGAAGAAGCTGACCCTAACCATCATCTTATCTGTTCTGTTCGTCTTAGCGCTAGCAAGCTTCGCTATGGCTGAAGCCGATACCGAGGTTAAGGTTGCCGGTCTGAAGGTCTTCTTCGGGATTGTCACTGCGGCCGGTTTCGGCATTACCGCGGCCGCCATTGGCACCGGTCTGGCTCAAGGCATCTCCATCAAGGGCGCCGTGGAGGGCATAGCCCGTAATCCCGAGGCTTCCGGTAAGATCACCGTGACCATGCTCATCGGTCTGGCTATGATCGAATCACTGTGTATTTACGCACTGGTCATAGCCTTGATCCTGCTGTACGCCTACCCCATGTCAGGTCCGATCAAGACCTTGGTGGGAATGTAAAAAACCAGAAACCCTTGGGGTCGCTGCCAGGCCTGCCTTGACGGCGGCCCCAAATCCTCACGCTGACCACGCTCGGGCTAAGTTCTACTTTCAAGTGAAATTCTAACGAGGCTTAATGAAATTCACCAAGATTCCTGAAGCCACCATTACCAGGCTGTCCAACTACTCCCGTAACCTGGAGGACTTGCTCGGGGAAGACCTGAAGGTCATTTCCAGTGAAAAGCTGGCGGCACGCTGCGGGGTGAATTCTGCGCAGATACGAAAAGACCTGGCTTACTTCGGTGAATTCGGCGTGCGCGGGGTCGGTTATTATGTCCGCGATCTTCTTTTTGAGATAAAGAGGATTCTCGGCCTGAATAAAAAATGGAATCTTGGCCTGGTTGGGATTGGGAACCTGGGCTCAGCCCTGATCGTTCATGAAAATTTCCTTCGTCAAGGCTACCATTTCGTGGCCGCCTTTGATAACGACCCGATCAAGGTCGGCAAGAAGCTGCCTAACGGAATAAAGGTCGAGCATATTGATAACCTGTTCAAGGTTAAAAAGAGAGAAAACTTTGAGATCGGGGTTATATCCACCTCGGCCGGAACCGCTCAGGATATCGCCAATCGCTTTATTGAAGCCGATGTCCAGGCAATCTTAAATTTCGCTCCTGTCCAGATCAAAGTGCCTCCTGGTTTCCGTGTGGAAAACGTTGACTTCACAATCAAGCTTGATAATTTGGCCTACCATCTGACAGCCGAAGAAGATTAATACTCTTGTAAAGCCGGAGGCGGTTCTGAATCTTTATCCTGAAGGATCAGGGTAAAGAAGGAAGGATAAATCTATCGAAATCCCTGCCTCTTATCCTTTCTTTTTTTTAGGAAATCGTCCGGGTTCCGGACCGGTGGCCGGAGGCCCGGCAAAGGCCTGGGCAACCAGCATCCACTGAGCTGCAACATCCCCTTCAGTGGCAATATCCGTATCTGCAACATGACGCCGCTGACAGACCGCGAGACAGAAATCTTCGGCAGAACCGCGCACCACGTCCTGCGCCTTGTCCGGCCCCCAGGCCCATAGCTCACCCGAAGGGCTGGTAAGCTCTACCCGAACCGGGTTTTTCGGCACGTCCATCTTTCGGTTTGAGAAGCTCCATCCAAAGGTCGTTACCCCCAGATGGACGATATGGCGGAGACGATCGGATGGGGTGCGATAAGCCCCCAAGGCATCCACAACATCCTGCCCGTGGGCCCAGGTCTCCATGAGCCGGGCGGTCGCAAAAGACTTAGCGCTCATGGTCGGTCCATACCAAGGCAGCCGAAATTTTGGGTCAAGGGACTTAAGCGCTTCAAGAAGAAGGTTCCTTTCCTGCCGCCACCACTCCAAGAGCTCAGTTTTGCTCATGCTTTGGGCAGGTTTTAAAGGCTGCTCAATAAAGCCCTTAAGGTCTTTCATAATCTCATTCAGATGCTGGGCAAACGCCTCCGGGTCAACTGCCGCAAGCCGCGCCCGATCGTCAAAATATGCCACATGGCTAATTTCGTCCTTGACCCTCCATCCTGCAAATGGGGTCATCGTGTTCCACCCGGTTGCATCAAGATCAGCCACAAGCGTATCCAAAGACTCATGCTCCGCGGCAAGATCCCTGCATATCTCTTTCATTTTTTATTCTCCAGGCGCAACGCTATTTCTGGTAAAAGCACATCATAATTTTTAACAAGCCTCCATGCCCGTCACTTGGCGATGACGTTCTCTGGCAGCTTCCGGGTCAGAATGTCCACCGCCTCCTCGACCATATCCTCAAGAACCTGGCCCGCGGGTTTGATCTCTTTGATAAGCCCTGACACCTGTCCGGCAAACCCGCCCACGTACTCATACTTCTCGGCTTCATGAAAGCTGGCCAGGAGGGCTGAAGAGATCAGAACCTGAGTCGGAAAGGGAAGTGACTCGAGGCCGGAGTCATCCCAGATGTCATGAAAACGATTGTAGCTGGCCCTGGCTGTCTTGCCGGTGTATGCGCGGCTGACCCGGGTGTCTTCATCGGTGGATTCGATGATGCGCCTCTTGCTTACTTCATGCGCGCCTCCTTCATTCGTGACCAGGAAACGGGTTCCGACCCAGACGCCGATACAGCCCATGGCCAGGGCTGCGGCCAGGCCTCGACCGTCGCCAATCCCGCCGGCGGCTAAAATCGGGACAGGCCCTGCCGCATCAATAACTTGAGGAATAAGGGCCAGGGTGCCGATTCTGCCTGTGTGGCCGCCTGCTTCGTGTCCTTGAGCTACGAGTAGGTCAATGCCTGTTTGAGCCATGCGCTTTGCGTTTTTCACGTTTCCGGTAATGGCCAGAACCTTGGTTCCGACGTCATGGGCGTCTTCGACCATGAAGCCCGGACTTCCGAGCCCGGCGCAAAATAAAGGAATTTTTTCCTCAAGGCAGACCTGAATCGCCTTTTGGGGCATCGTGATGGTGGTGTTCCTGTTGATCATGAGCTCCATGTCAGGAAGCCCCATTTCCTGGTATATTTTTTCAACCCATTCCCGGTGCGCCTTCGGTATTCCCTGCAGAATCGCGCTGAAAGATATTTTTTGAGTGGCGTCTTCCTCAGAAGCATCCTCATCACTCGGTTTGCCATAAACATATTTGGGCAGCAGCATATCCACTCCGAATGGCTTGTCTGTCTGAGCCTTGATTTCTCGAATATGCTCCCTGAGTTCGTCTATGGTGTAAGCGGCGGCTCCGAGAACTCCGCAGCCGCCCGCCTCTGAAACGGCGACTACGAGTTCCACAGGGGCGCCGGGTTGCTCCCCGAGGAGTGCAGGCCCCATCCCGGCGCTTAAGATAGGATACTCAATGTGGAGCATGTCACAAAGCTTTGTTCTTAGAGTCCTTTTACCCATAACTAGCCCTCCTTTTATTAATGAATGAACATTCTACTGGTTGAGATTATAGAGTAGTTGCCCGCGTTAAAAACCTAAACTTCACTTCGGGCGCTGTTCTTCGTAATTAGATGACTAAAGACATATAAGAACCCGTTTCAAAATTGTCTATTCATCCTCGTCTTCTTCGGGCATTAGCCTGGTTATGAACCCGGTATCGAAGCTCCCCTCCTTAAAACTGGAATCATCCATGATTTTGAGATGGAGGGGTATGGTGGTTTTAAGAGGCTTTATTTTGAATTCCTCCAGCGCTCTTTTCATAATACGGATAGCGCCTTCTCTGGTGAGATCATACGTGATGAGTTTGCCAATCAAGGAGTCGTAAAAAATGGGCAGCTCGTAACCCTGATAAAGATGGGTGTCCAGCCTGACGCCAAACCCTCCCGGCGGATGGTATTCCTCAACGACTCCAGGAGACGGCAGGAAGTTTCTCTCAGGATCTTCGGCATTGATGCGGCATTCGATAGCCCAGCCTTTGAGATTCAGGTCGGTGAAGGAGTACGCCAGCTTCTCACCCGATGAGAGTCTGATTTGTTCTTTGATCAGGTCTACCCCGGTTACCAATTCTGTGACCGGATGCTCAACCTGGATGCGGGCATTGATTTCCATGAAATAATAATTACCGTCTTCATCTACCAGAAATTCCACGGTGCCGGCATTGAAATACTTAACGGCTTTAGCCGCGGTGACGGCTGCGTTTCCCATCGTGGTCCTTAATTCAGTCGTCAGCATTGGGGATGGCGATTCTTCGATGAGTTTCTGGTACCGCCTTTGAATGGTGCACTCCCGCTCGCCCAGGTGGGTAATGGAGCCAAACCTGTCGGCCAGCACCTGGAACTCTATGTGCCGCGGCCTGATGATGTACTTTTCCAGATAGAGCTCGTCATTCCCAAAGGCGGCGCGGGCCTCCATTTTTGCCACCGGGAATTCTTCGCTGAGCATTTCTTCACGCTCACAAACCCGGATGCCTCGACCGCCGCCGCCGCCCGAGGCCTTGATCATGACGGGGTAGCCTAGCGCCTGCCCCAAATCCATGGCCGCTTCGATGGTGTCAATGCCTTTCGGAGTGCTTGGGATAATCGGCACACCGGCGGCTCTCACGATCTCCTTGGCCGTGATCTTGTCTCCGGCCAGCTTAAGGTTTTCAGGGGTCGGGCCGATAAAAACTAAACCCTGGCTTTCGCACTCTCTAGCAAATTCCTGATTTTCTGCCAGGTATCCATACCCCGGGTGTATGGCCTCTGCCTCTGTCTCTTTGGCAGCATTAACGATATTTTCTATACTTAAATAACTTTTGGCGCTGACCGCCGGGCCGATACATATTCTTTCATCCGCCAGCCTGGTATGCAGACAGTTGGTGTCCGCTTCGGAATAAACCGCTACACTTCCTATTCCCAGTTCTTTACAGGCTCGAATGACTCTAAGTGCAATTTCACCCCTGTTGGCGATAAGTATCTTTGAAAAGGTCATCTAATAAGCCTTTAATAAGCCTTCATTCTTAATCGGCTTCTATAACGAACATGAGATCGTCGTCCTTCAATGGGGTTTCATTTTCAACCGTGATCTCCAGTATCTTTCCATTGACCGGGGATTTGACCTTCTGAAAAACCTTCATCGTTTCCAAGAGAGCTATGATCTGTTTTTTCTTTACCAGGTCCCCTTCCTCCACATAAGAAGGCTCATCAGGGGACGGTTTTCTATAGAATATACCCGCC harbors:
- a CDS encoding Lrp/AsnC family transcriptional regulator, whose protein sequence is MKKGKTGALSQREKSIIYELSGDINTGARPFKDLGQRLGLSEEEVLETIRGLKDKGHLRRFGATLRHQLSGFTANAMVAWKVEAARVDEVGEVLASFQEVTHCYHRPSVPGWPYNLYTMIHGSSEEDCRALARRMAEAALVSEYDLLFSHEERKKTSMRYFE
- the hemL gene encoding glutamate-1-semialdehyde 2,1-aminomutase, giving the protein MSYVISQNLFQKAQNVIPGGVNSPVRACRSVGADPLFIARGQGARIWDADGRSYIDYVGSWGPLILGHAHPAVSKALTEALLLGTSFGAPTEAEVRLAGLLVECLPSVEMVRLVNSGTEATMTAVRLARGVTGRPCIIKFDGCYHGHADSLLVAAGSGVATLGIPGSPGVPEDLARLTISLPYNDLAPVRKAFQAFDDQIAAIIVEPVAGNMGLVLPHDEFLPGCAELAKEHGALFILDEVITGFRLGLSGAQGLYGLEPDLTCLGKIIGGGLPVGALGGKKNIMSHLAPEGDIYQAGTLSGNPLAVAAGLATIETLKTDPSIYERLEGLCAALASGLLKEAKKAGLAVTGHQIGSMSCLFFNPGPVIDYASASKSNLNLFAQFYRNFRESGVYLAPSQFETTFVSAAHTEADIDQTLAAAPAVFKHLK
- a CDS encoding AtpZ/AtpI family protein, with translation MRSGTRQSIKLLALVSTMGISMVLATFIGLGFGYFLDNRVFNTSPWFTLIFLVIGIIAGFRNIYIIAKRAERIMSEDSND
- a CDS encoding ATP synthase subunit I — protein: MTDGYQPLFKIKPVSWIVMAALTIVSSIYFPLDVAIGVLAGGLLVVANLYFFHRVLAKALKPGSKVTPKGVLLNYYLLFLVTVLIIFILISQHLLSGLGLILGLSTFIISIFAVLIQEMGSVLFRKIIKETG
- the atpB gene encoding F0F1 ATP synthase subunit A, translated to MEHPILFLTLLFEAIGLGDFAHHYPHVLYSWLVIIVFVIVCRLATLSIKLVPGNAQNVFEVIIESIENFQVEIMGEEGRSYFPLIATLFIYILTSNLLGLIPGFLSPTANINTTLSCALVVFTATHYAGIRNHGIKYIKHFTGTMWPLAPLMLPIEIIGHLSRVLSLTLRLFGNIMGEDLVLAILLLLAGKFFAPLPMMFMAIFTSAIQAFIFMLLAMMYIGAALEEAH
- the atpE gene encoding ATP synthase F0 subunit C produces the protein MKKLTLTIILSVLFVLALASFAMAEADTEVKVAGLKVFFGIVTAAGFGITAAAIGTGLAQGISIKGAVEGIARNPEASGKITVTMLIGLAMIESLCIYALVIALILLYAYPMSGPIKTLVGM
- a CDS encoding redox-sensing transcriptional repressor Rex, which encodes MKFTKIPEATITRLSNYSRNLEDLLGEDLKVISSEKLAARCGVNSAQIRKDLAYFGEFGVRGVGYYVRDLLFEIKRILGLNKKWNLGLVGIGNLGSALIVHENFLRQGYHFVAAFDNDPIKVGKKLPNGIKVEHIDNLFKVKKRENFEIGVISTSAGTAQDIANRFIEADVQAILNFAPVQIKVPPGFRVENVDFTIKLDNLAYHLTAEED
- a CDS encoding TIGR03084 family protein is translated as MKEICRDLAAEHESLDTLVADLDATGWNTMTPFAGWRVKDEISHVAYFDDRARLAAVDPEAFAQHLNEIMKDLKGFIEQPLKPAQSMSKTELLEWWRQERNLLLEALKSLDPKFRLPWYGPTMSAKSFATARLMETWAHGQDVVDALGAYRTPSDRLRHIVHLGVTTFGWSFSNRKMDVPKNPVRVELTSPSGELWAWGPDKAQDVVRGSAEDFCLAVCQRRHVADTDIATEGDVAAQWMLVAQAFAGPPATGPEPGRFPKKKKG
- a CDS encoding nitronate monooxygenase encodes the protein MGKRTLRTKLCDMLHIEYPILSAGMGPALLGEQPGAPVELVVAVSEAGGCGVLGAAAYTIDELREHIREIKAQTDKPFGVDMLLPKYVYGKPSDEDASEEDATQKISFSAILQGIPKAHREWVEKIYQEMGLPDMELMINRNTTITMPQKAIQVCLEEKIPLFCAGLGSPGFMVEDAHDVGTKVLAITGNVKNAKRMAQTGIDLLVAQGHEAGGHTGRIGTLALIPQVIDAAGPVPILAAGGIGDGRGLAAALAMGCIGVWVGTRFLVTNEGGAHEVSKRRIIESTDEDTRVSRAYTGKTARASYNRFHDIWDDSGLESLPFPTQVLISSALLASFHEAEKYEYVGGFAGQVSGLIKEIKPAGQVLEDMVEEAVDILTRKLPENVIAK
- the accC gene encoding acetyl-CoA carboxylase biotin carboxylase subunit, whose protein sequence is MTFSKILIANRGEIALRVIRACKELGIGSVAVYSEADTNCLHTRLADERICIGPAVSAKSYLSIENIVNAAKETEAEAIHPGYGYLAENQEFARECESQGLVFIGPTPENLKLAGDKITAKEIVRAAGVPIIPSTPKGIDTIEAAMDLGQALGYPVMIKASGGGGGRGIRVCEREEMLSEEFPVAKMEARAAFGNDELYLEKYIIRPRHIEFQVLADRFGSITHLGERECTIQRRYQKLIEESPSPMLTTELRTTMGNAAVTAAKAVKYFNAGTVEFLVDEDGNYYFMEINARIQVEHPVTELVTGVDLIKEQIRLSSGEKLAYSFTDLNLKGWAIECRINAEDPERNFLPSPGVVEEYHPPGGFGVRLDTHLYQGYELPIFYDSLIGKLITYDLTREGAIRIMKRALEEFKIKPLKTTIPLHLKIMDDSSFKEGSFDTGFITRLMPEEDEDE
- a CDS encoding acetyl-CoA carboxylase biotin carboxyl carrier protein subunit; this encodes MAEAAKHTKRVEIRAPMAGIFYRKPSPDEPSYVEEGDLVKKKQIIALLETMKVFQKVKSPVNGKILEITVENETPLKDDDLMFVIEAD